GTCTGGTCTTATGACCGTGTCAAAGGATACATACCAGTCAAGCTCCACGTAAACTTTGCAAATGCTACATTCTTCCTGCAAAAAAACATTTCTTAAAAAAGCACCAAGTTCGTTAAGAAGGTATTGGTTTATAGGTCTTGGCGAAGCCATGGCATAGGGAATGCCCTCTATTAACTCCCAGTCCCCTTGCCATCTAAGATAGTCCTCTACCGTATAGTGTGGTCTATACTTATAGGCTAAGCTCATGAAACTCCTCAAGGTTTAATTTAAGCACTTCCTGTATAAAGGGAAAGCATAGGTCGTTCCCCGCATAAACATCCGTTCCCATAGAGAAGCCTTTGGTTAGTGCCACTTTGGCACCTGCCTCTTTGGCTATAAGAGAGCCGGCAACCACATCCCATGGGTTTAGCTCAAACTCTAACAGCCCATCAAAGACACCCTCTGCAAGAAAGCAAAGGTCTACCGCTGCGGCGCCGGGTCTTCTCATCGCACCTACCTTGTCAAAGACCTCTCTGAATATGTTCCAATAAGAATTCAAGTTCCTTTTTGCCCTTGAGGGATAACCATAGGCAACATAGCACTGCTTGAGCTTAGCCTTCTGCCTAATCCTTATAGGCTTTCCATTTTTGAAGGCACCACCCCCCTTTAGAGCCCAGTAGAGGCTGTCAAAGGCAGGTAAGTATACCGCTCCTACAATAGGCTCTCCTCTGTATAAAAGCCCCACGGAAGTTCCGAAAATTGGAAAGCCTGCTATGTAGTTCTTTGTCCCATCAAGAGGGTCTATATACCACACATATTCACCGTCCGCAGAGCCTCCCTCTTCTTCTCCTACTATCTTGTGGTCTGGTAAGTGTTTTTGTATGTGTTCTCTAATCCTTTCTTCCGATAGCTTGTCCGCAAGGCTGTATATGTCCTTTTCCCCCTTTTCCATTACAAGGTTGTCTTCTTTTCTGTAAAACTCCTTTAGGACTTGTCCTCCCAGAAGGCTTGCCTCTTTTGCGACTCTTAGGAAAATCTCAAGCTCACGCATCGTCCAACACTTCTATACAAGGAAGGCTGTTGCCCTCTAAGAGCTCCAAAAAGGCACCACCACCTGTGGAGACAAAGTCTATGGCGTTATACACTCCAGCTCTGTGTATGGCATGGTCTGTATCTCCCCCGCCTGCGATGGTAAGAGCAGGAGATTGGGCAAGGAGTTTTGCGGTCTCATAGGTGCCATCTTTGAACCTATCAAGCTCAAACACACCCATGGGTCCGTTCCACACTATGGTCTGAGCGTCCGACACTATCTCCCTCAAAAGACCTACAGAAACGGGACCTATGTCAAGACCCATCCAACCCTCTGGTATTTCTTGCCATGGGACTACCCTTGTGGGTGTATTGTCTGAAACCTCTCTTCCTATCACAAAATCTACAGGAAGATAGAGCCTCACATCCAGCTTTTGAGCAACCTCTAAAATGTCCTTTGCGGTTGGTATGAGTTCGTCCTCCACAAGAGAGTTCCCCACCTTGTAGCCCATAGCCTTTATAAAGGTAAAA
This genomic stretch from Aquificaceae bacterium harbors:
- a CDS encoding inositol monophosphatase family protein, producing the protein MRELEIFLRVAKEASLLGGQVLKEFYRKEDNLVMEKGEKDIYSLADKLSEERIREHIQKHLPDHKIVGEEEGGSADGEYVWYIDPLDGTKNYIAGFPIFGTSVGLLYRGEPIVGAVYLPAFDSLYWALKGGGAFKNGKPIRIRQKAKLKQCYVAYGYPSRAKRNLNSYWNIFREVFDKVGAMRRPGAAAVDLCFLAEGVFDGLLEFELNPWDVVAGSLIAKEAGAKVALTKGFSMGTDVYAGNDLCFPFIQEVLKLNLEEFHELSL
- a CDS encoding Uma2 family endonuclease — translated: MSLAYKYRPHYTVEDYLRWQGDWELIEGIPYAMASPRPINQYLLNELGAFLRNVFLQEECSICKVYVELDWYVSFDTVIRPD